A stretch of Geobacter sp. DNA encodes these proteins:
- a CDS encoding HAMP domain-containing protein — translation MGKRSIIRALVSGFLLAAVVPMLVVTLLVLMVNHANTRAAVEKQNMQVARTVAVAVTNFLHEPVVVLEGVKNLARSRGYAGGEFSSLVNNVIMPDHYFQSVMMLNRRGKVVAFWGAGEPGRNRSDLLGVDFSATDFVRQTQDEGRLVWSNTFISPTTGEPSINLCLPWEEGLVVGEIPLAGLSRIVDQTRISSTSYAYLVDRQGRIIAHPDISLVREQASASSIAAVRQGLQGKFGTYSYPVKGGKEIGSVLGIAETGWLVVVGQNESEVFGFLRKTELLMLVGLTVAFAVALGLSLLVVTRITRPLGQLQAHSQLLAAGDYDIAPIPADYQEISLLSDSFHAMAHAVRQREHELKDRNEELAMVEEELRQQLDEYLKSQDELLSEKNKLETILACMGDGLSIQDREFRVILQNEYHRQIIGEAYGKFCYEVYEKSDRICDNCPVASAYADGRVHTLERRVSMDDGDHYFEITASPLRDGTGTIVAGIELVREITGRRRTEEEVRRLNDELEQRVLERTRELSDANQALQEEVRQRSAAQEEISWLNEDLERRTHALEETNRELEAFSYSVSHDLRAPLRHIEGFSRLLMEESADRLDPHSQDYLNRVCRASQRMSVLIDDLLNLSRVTRGDMHRQQVNLSRLAAEIAADLQEGSPDRSVTFVIAEGMTAWGDPHLLRVLLVNLLGNSWKYTGKCEETVIEFGCREIDREKVWFVKDNGVGFNMAYADRLFGTFQRLHHSSDFEGTGIGLATVKRIINRHEGKVWGEGEVGVGATFYFTLPSQPAKESPFSFTLPA, via the coding sequence ATGGGGAAGCGGAGCATAATACGGGCATTGGTGAGCGGTTTTCTCCTGGCGGCGGTGGTGCCGATGCTGGTGGTTACCCTGCTCGTCCTCATGGTCAACCATGCCAATACCAGGGCTGCTGTCGAAAAGCAGAACATGCAGGTGGCCCGAACCGTTGCGGTAGCGGTGACCAATTTCCTCCATGAACCGGTGGTGGTTCTCGAAGGGGTGAAAAACCTCGCCCGCAGTCGCGGCTATGCCGGCGGCGAATTCTCTTCCCTCGTGAACAATGTCATCATGCCCGACCATTACTTCCAGTCGGTCATGATGCTGAACCGGCGGGGGAAGGTGGTTGCGTTCTGGGGTGCCGGCGAACCCGGCCGGAATCGTTCGGACCTTCTGGGGGTCGATTTCTCGGCAACCGATTTTGTCCGGCAGACCCAGGATGAGGGCCGGCTCGTCTGGTCCAATACCTTCATTTCACCCACAACCGGCGAACCCTCCATCAACCTCTGCCTTCCCTGGGAGGAAGGCCTGGTGGTCGGCGAGATCCCGCTTGCCGGGCTCAGCCGCATCGTCGACCAGACCCGTATCAGCTCCACCAGCTATGCCTACCTCGTCGATCGGCAGGGGCGGATCATCGCCCATCCCGACATCTCCCTGGTCCGCGAACAGGCCAGCGCCAGTTCCATTGCTGCTGTGCGCCAGGGGTTGCAGGGGAAGTTCGGGACCTATTCATACCCAGTCAAAGGGGGGAAAGAGATCGGCAGCGTGCTCGGTATTGCCGAGACCGGCTGGCTGGTCGTTGTCGGCCAGAACGAGAGCGAAGTCTTCGGATTCCTGCGCAAGACCGAGCTGCTGATGCTGGTCGGCCTTACCGTTGCCTTTGCCGTTGCCCTGGGGCTTTCCCTCCTGGTCGTCACCCGGATCACCCGCCCCCTCGGGCAGCTCCAGGCCCATTCCCAGCTCCTTGCCGCGGGCGATTACGACATTGCCCCGATACCGGCGGATTACCAGGAGATCTCCCTCCTGAGCGACTCGTTTCATGCCATGGCCCATGCGGTTCGTCAGCGCGAACACGAACTCAAGGACCGTAATGAAGAGCTGGCCATGGTGGAAGAGGAACTGCGCCAGCAGCTCGACGAGTACCTGAAGAGCCAGGACGAGCTTTTGTCCGAAAAGAACAAGCTGGAGACCATCCTCGCCTGCATGGGCGACGGCCTTTCCATCCAGGACCGGGAATTTCGGGTCATATTGCAGAACGAGTACCATCGGCAGATAATCGGGGAGGCTTACGGGAAGTTCTGTTACGAGGTCTACGAGAAGAGCGACCGTATCTGCGACAACTGCCCCGTAGCGAGCGCCTATGCCGACGGGCGGGTGCATACCCTGGAGCGCCGCGTTTCTATGGACGATGGCGACCATTACTTCGAGATCACCGCTTCTCCGCTGCGTGACGGGACCGGGACCATCGTGGCAGGGATCGAGCTGGTCCGGGAGATTACCGGGCGCCGCAGGACCGAGGAAGAGGTCCGCCGCCTCAATGACGAACTGGAGCAGCGCGTGCTGGAGAGGACCCGCGAACTGTCCGATGCCAACCAGGCGCTGCAGGAAGAGGTCAGGCAGCGGAGTGCCGCCCAGGAAGAGATTTCCTGGCTGAACGAAGACCTGGAGCGACGGACCCATGCCCTGGAAGAGACCAACCGGGAGCTGGAGGCCTTCAGCTATTCCGTTTCCCACGATCTGCGTGCTCCGCTTCGGCATATCGAAGGGTTCAGCCGACTCCTCATGGAGGAAAGCGCCGACCGGCTCGATCCGCACAGCCAGGATTATCTCAACCGGGTCTGCCGGGCAAGCCAGCGGATGTCAGTGCTGATCGACGATCTGCTCAATCTTTCCCGCGTCACCCGCGGCGACATGCACCGACAGCAGGTGAACCTTTCCCGGCTTGCCGCCGAGATCGCCGCCGATCTGCAGGAAGGGAGCCCGGACCGTTCCGTCACCTTCGTGATCGCCGAGGGGATGACCGCCTGGGGCGACCCCCATCTGCTGCGGGTCCTCCTGGTCAATCTGCTGGGGAATTCCTGGAAATACACCGGCAAATGCGAAGAGACAGTCATCGAATTCGGCTGCCGGGAGATCGACCGTGAAAAGGTCTGGTTTGTCAAAGACAATGGCGTCGGCTTCAACATGGCGTATGCCGACCGGCTGTTCGGGACCTTCCAGCGGCTCCACCATTCCAGCGATTTCGAGGGGACCGGCATCGGCCTGGCCACGGTGAAGCGGATCATCAACCGACACGAAGGAAAGGTCTGGGGCGAGGGGGAGGTCGGCGTCGGTGCCACCTTCTACTTCACCCTGCCGAGCCAGCCCGCAAAGGAATCTCCCTTCTCTTTCACCCTCCCGGCGTGA
- a CDS encoding ABC transporter substrate-binding protein — translation MSAYPVGGEMMRRDAFSALLLHPVVVLLLLAVAIGGCRNREPIKLGFAASMTGKMGDLGVAGRDGAQVAVDEINDAGGIGGRKLQLIARDDRSDPAVAKEVDRELIRDGVVAIIGHLTSDMSLAAVPEVDQARVLLFGPTGGTRQLTGIDDFFVRIYPDNHVAAGRLAGYLRQRLNLRTLAVVYDISNESYTGDYLSFFRREFGGNGGEFGKIMPFASKERPSYLQLAESLVKSKPNGIFILAGAVDTAMICQQVRKLDPSIPLFAAEWAGSTELLKMGGSAVEGLTLCRYFDSSDQSPSYLQFKSAYRERYKVEPTFAAAYSYEAVKIIAAALARNGGDSRRLKETLLAMQKFQGLQGEITLDRFGDAVRKVFVIRIDNGAFARVE, via the coding sequence ATGTCCGCATATCCCGTTGGAGGGGAAATGATGCGCCGCGACGCCTTTTCCGCATTGCTGTTGCATCCAGTGGTGGTGCTGCTGTTATTGGCAGTAGCCATTGGTGGATGCCGGAACAGGGAACCGATCAAGCTCGGTTTTGCCGCTTCCATGACCGGGAAGATGGGCGATCTCGGTGTTGCCGGCCGTGACGGCGCCCAGGTGGCCGTGGATGAGATCAACGACGCGGGCGGCATTGGCGGTCGCAAGCTGCAGTTGATCGCGCGGGACGACCGCAGCGACCCCGCAGTGGCGAAAGAGGTGGATCGGGAGCTGATCAGGGATGGGGTCGTGGCGATCATCGGTCATCTGACCAGCGACATGAGCCTTGCTGCCGTTCCGGAGGTCGACCAGGCCAGGGTGCTCCTGTTTGGCCCCACTGGCGGAACCCGGCAGTTGACCGGTATCGACGACTTCTTCGTCCGGATCTACCCGGACAACCATGTGGCGGCAGGAAGGCTGGCCGGGTATCTGCGCCAGCGGCTGAACCTGCGGACCTTGGCGGTTGTCTACGATATCTCCAACGAGTCATACACGGGAGACTATCTGTCGTTCTTTCGCCGGGAGTTTGGCGGGAATGGCGGTGAATTCGGCAAGATCATGCCGTTTGCCTCCAAGGAACGCCCCAGTTATCTGCAACTTGCCGAATCGCTGGTCAAATCGAAGCCAAACGGGATCTTCATCCTGGCTGGAGCCGTCGATACGGCCATGATCTGCCAGCAGGTCCGCAAGCTAGACCCATCGATCCCTCTCTTTGCCGCAGAATGGGCAGGGAGCACCGAACTACTCAAGATGGGGGGCTCGGCAGTGGAAGGATTGACCCTGTGCCGCTATTTCGACAGCAGCGATCAGAGCCCTTCCTACCTCCAGTTCAAGAGTGCGTATCGCGAACGTTACAAGGTGGAGCCGACCTTTGCAGCCGCCTATTCCTACGAGGCGGTCAAGATCATTGCCGCGGCCCTGGCCCGTAACGGCGGCGATTCTCGCCGACTGAAGGAGACACTGCTCGCCATGCAGAAGTTCCAGGGGCTGCAGGGGGAGATAACCCTCGACCGTTTCGGCGATGCCGTGCGGAAGGTGTTCGTAATCAGGATCGACAACGGGGCGTTTGCCAGGGTGGAATAG
- the htpG gene encoding molecular chaperone HtpG: MSKTTKQFQTEVQQLLDLVIHSLYSNRDIFLRELISNSSDAIDKVRFESHSNEAILEGNTDWKIKIIPDKAAGTLTIRDNGIGMSMAEVEENIGTIARSGTKAFMESLKGKDLASHPELIGQFGVGFYSSFMVADRVTVITRPAGSPTEGCRWESTGDGTYSVEECEKEQRGSDIILHLKEEMREYLDEWKIRSIVKKYSDYVQYPIVMDVTRKEPAKGVDGTVIGGGGDIEKTVEETLNSMKAIWTRPKSEVTEEEYEEFYKHISHDYDKPFRTIHYAAEGTSEFRALLYIPAHKPYDVFVRDQRKGVHLYVKRVFITDHCEELLPDYLRFIKGVVDSSDLPLNVSREILQQDVEIRRIQKSLVGKILSTLGELQEKEADEYLKFYTEFGPILKEGIHFDHANKEKLQELLLFESSRTEPGTYVSLKGYLERMPEGQKEIYFITGTSRQAVENSPHLEAVRKKGYEVLFLIDPVDEWVVQSLTEYDGRKLKAIDRGDLELESEEEKKALEAKQEEAKKQYGSLLNYIKETLADQVKEVRLSTRLTDSACCLVADEFGIGANMERIMKALNQDMPESKRILELNPDHPIMAAMTRLFEKDQKNSRLADYCELLIDQALLTEGSPIKNPLRFTRLVSELMVADAKGLAD, encoded by the coding sequence ATGTCAAAAACCACCAAGCAGTTCCAGACCGAGGTCCAGCAGCTTCTCGACCTGGTCATCCATTCCCTCTATTCCAATCGCGACATCTTCCTTCGGGAACTGATCTCCAACTCCTCGGACGCCATCGACAAGGTCCGCTTCGAGTCCCACTCCAACGAGGCGATCCTGGAAGGGAATACCGACTGGAAGATCAAGATCATTCCGGACAAGGCGGCCGGGACCCTCACCATCCGCGACAACGGCATCGGCATGTCCATGGCAGAGGTTGAAGAAAATATCGGCACCATTGCCCGTTCCGGCACCAAGGCCTTCATGGAGAGCCTCAAAGGGAAGGATCTGGCATCCCATCCGGAGTTAATCGGCCAATTCGGGGTCGGGTTCTATTCCTCCTTCATGGTGGCCGACCGGGTCACCGTCATCACCCGCCCTGCCGGCTCCCCGACAGAGGGTTGCCGCTGGGAATCCACCGGCGACGGCACCTACAGCGTCGAGGAGTGCGAAAAGGAGCAGCGCGGCAGCGACATCATCCTCCACCTGAAGGAAGAGATGCGCGAATACCTGGACGAGTGGAAGATCCGCTCCATCGTCAAGAAATACTCGGATTACGTCCAGTACCCCATCGTGATGGACGTGACCCGGAAGGAGCCGGCCAAAGGGGTTGACGGCACCGTCATCGGAGGGGGCGGGGATATCGAGAAGACCGTGGAGGAGACGCTCAACTCCATGAAGGCGATCTGGACCCGCCCCAAGAGCGAGGTCACCGAAGAGGAATACGAGGAGTTCTACAAGCACATCTCCCACGACTACGACAAGCCGTTCCGCACCATCCATTACGCCGCCGAAGGGACCAGCGAATTCCGCGCCCTGCTCTACATCCCGGCCCACAAGCCCTATGACGTCTTTGTCCGCGACCAGCGCAAAGGGGTGCACCTCTATGTCAAGCGGGTCTTCATTACCGACCACTGCGAGGAGCTCCTCCCCGACTACCTCCGGTTCATCAAGGGGGTAGTCGACTCCAGCGACCTGCCGCTCAACGTCTCCCGCGAGATCCTGCAGCAGGACGTGGAGATCAGGCGAATCCAGAAGAGCCTGGTGGGCAAGATCCTTTCGACGCTCGGCGAGCTGCAGGAGAAGGAGGCGGACGAATACCTGAAGTTCTACACCGAATTCGGGCCGATCCTCAAAGAGGGGATCCATTTCGACCATGCCAACAAGGAGAAACTCCAGGAGCTGCTCCTGTTCGAAAGCTCGCGCACCGAACCGGGCACCTATGTCTCGCTCAAGGGGTACCTGGAGCGGATGCCCGAGGGGCAGAAAGAGATCTACTTCATCACCGGGACATCGCGCCAGGCCGTGGAAAACTCCCCCCACCTGGAAGCGGTGCGGAAGAAAGGGTATGAGGTCCTGTTCCTCATCGACCCGGTGGACGAATGGGTGGTGCAGTCGCTCACCGAATACGACGGCAGGAAACTGAAGGCCATCGACCGGGGAGATCTGGAACTGGAAAGCGAAGAAGAAAAGAAGGCGCTGGAGGCAAAGCAGGAAGAGGCGAAAAAACAGTACGGCAGCCTGCTGAATTACATAAAAGAGACCCTGGCCGACCAGGTCAAGGAGGTGCGTCTCTCGACCCGCCTCACCGACAGCGCCTGCTGCCTGGTGGCCGACGAATTCGGTATCGGCGCCAACATGGAGCGGATCATGAAGGCCCTCAACCAGGACATGCCCGAATCGAAGCGAATCCTGGAACTGAACCCTGATCACCCGATCATGGCAGCCATGACCCGGCTCTTTGAAAAGGATCAGAAGAATTCCCGGCTGGCCGACTACTGCGAACTCCTCATCGACCAGGCGCTGCTCACAGAAGGCTCCCCCATCAAGAACCCGCTCCGGTTCACCCGGCTGGTCAGCGAGCTGATGGTCGCCGATGCCAAGGGGTTGGCAGACTGA